From the Leptotrichia sp. oral taxon 221 genome, one window contains:
- a CDS encoding PspC domain-containing protein: MKKKLYCSTKDKKILGVCGGIAEYFDMDPTIVRIIAAAAIILFAGLPGLIIYFVLGFIIPKDTEKPYDDSLKKNNDSNDYDNIKEVEKIDRE, from the coding sequence ATGAAGAAAAAATTATATTGTTCAACAAAAGATAAAAAGATTTTAGGAGTTTGTGGGGGAATAGCAGAATATTTTGATATGGATCCTACTATAGTTAGAATTATTGCAGCTGCTGCTATTATCCTATTTGCTGGACTTCCAGGATTAATCATATATTTTGTTTTAGGTTTCATTATCCCAAAAGATACTGAAAAACCTTATGATGATTCTTTAAAAAAAAACAATGACAGCAATGATTACGATAATATAAAAGAAGTTGAAAAAATCGACAGAGAATAA
- a CDS encoding propanediol/glycerol family dehydratase large subunit: MKSKRFEALRNRPINKDGFVLEWEEVGFIAMNSSQDPKPSIKIEGGKIVELDGKKREEFDSIDTFIANYGINIEKTKEVMAMDSKKIANMLCDPNVSRKELVQLTTAMTPAKAVQVLGYMNVVEMMMAMQKMRARKTPMNQCHVTNIKDNPAQIAADGAEAALRGFPEQETTVGIARYAPFNALSLLIGSQVGRGGVLTQCSLEEATELALGMRGLTCYAETISVYGTEDVFTDGDDTPWSKGFLASAYASRGLKMRFTSGTGSEVQMGYAEGKSMLYLEARCLYITKGAGVQGIQNGSVSCIGIPSAVPGGIRAVLAENLLAAMLDLECASSNDQTFTHSDLRRSVRSLMQMAPGTDFICSGYSATPNYDNMFAGSNWDAEDFDDWNVIQRDLKIDAGLRPVLEENVVAARNKAARVLQAVFKELGLPEITDEEVTAATYANGSKDMPPRNVVEDLKGAEDMMKRGITGIDVVKALYRSGYKEEAQKILNMLKQRVAGDYLHTSAVVDKDFNVISAVNDVNDYAGPGTGYQMSDERWDEIKKIPAAIDPSKI, from the coding sequence ATGAAATCAAAAAGATTTGAGGCTTTGAGAAATAGACCGATAAATAAAGATGGATTTGTATTAGAGTGGGAAGAAGTAGGATTTATTGCGATGAACAGTTCGCAAGACCCGAAACCAAGTATAAAAATTGAAGGTGGGAAAATTGTTGAGTTAGATGGTAAAAAGAGAGAGGAATTCGATTCGATTGATACTTTTATAGCGAATTATGGTATTAACATTGAAAAGACGAAAGAAGTAATGGCGATGGATTCTAAGAAAATAGCAAACATGCTTTGTGATCCTAATGTTTCAAGAAAGGAATTGGTTCAATTGACGACTGCTATGACGCCTGCAAAAGCGGTTCAAGTTTTGGGGTATATGAATGTCGTTGAGATGATGATGGCGATGCAAAAAATGCGTGCTAGAAAGACACCGATGAATCAATGTCACGTTACTAATATAAAGGATAATCCAGCACAAATTGCAGCAGATGGAGCAGAAGCAGCATTGAGAGGATTTCCTGAACAAGAAACTACGGTAGGAATTGCAAGATATGCACCATTTAATGCGTTGAGTTTGTTAATTGGTTCGCAAGTTGGTCGTGGTGGAGTTTTGACTCAATGTTCGTTGGAAGAAGCGACTGAATTGGCGTTGGGAATGAGAGGATTGACTTGTTATGCAGAAACAATTTCGGTGTATGGGACAGAAGATGTATTTACTGATGGAGATGACACGCCTTGGTCAAAAGGATTTTTAGCATCAGCATATGCGTCGAGAGGTTTAAAAATGCGTTTTACATCAGGAACTGGTTCAGAAGTGCAAATGGGTTATGCTGAAGGTAAATCAATGTTGTATTTGGAAGCTAGATGTTTGTATATTACGAAGGGAGCTGGAGTTCAAGGAATACAAAATGGTTCAGTAAGTTGTATTGGTATTCCGTCAGCTGTACCAGGTGGAATTAGAGCCGTTTTAGCAGAAAACCTATTGGCAGCAATGTTAGATTTGGAATGTGCTTCTAGTAATGACCAAACTTTCACTCATTCAGATTTGAGAAGATCAGTTAGATCGTTGATGCAAATGGCACCAGGAACTGATTTTATCTGCTCAGGATACAGTGCAACTCCAAACTACGATAATATGTTTGCTGGATCAAACTGGGATGCGGAAGATTTTGATGACTGGAATGTAATTCAAAGAGATTTGAAGATTGACGCGGGATTGAGACCTGTTTTAGAAGAAAATGTTGTGGCGGCTAGAAATAAAGCGGCTAGGGTTTTGCAAGCGGTATTTAAAGAATTAGGATTGCCTGAAATTACTGATGAAGAAGTTACTGCAGCGACTTATGCTAATGGAAGTAAAGATATGCCACCGAGAAATGTAGTTGAAGATTTGAAGGGTGCTGAAGATATGATGAAACGTGGAATTACAGGTATTGATGTAGTTAAGGCACTTTACAGATCAGGTTACAAAGAAGAAGCACAAAAGATATTGAATATGTTGAAACAAAGGGTAGCTGGGGATTATTTGCATACTTCGGCAGTAGTTGATAAGGATTTCAATGTAATTAGTGCGGTAAACGATGTAAATGACTATGCAGGACCAGGAACAGGATATCAAATGAGCGATGAAAGATGGGATGAAATTAAAAAAATTCCAGCGGCTATAGATCCAAGTAAAATATAA
- a CDS encoding YhcH/YjgK/YiaL family protein — protein MIFTNLKDDLQNKILPENLQKCINYTKENFEKLLTDECGSYDIGSGIKMNILSYETGDGEGNISETHLKNVDVQITLSGGEGIAVNNIHNMKVDKIDEDKDLIIHSGEMMFNVVMKSGDVLILFPEDVHKSGLKREETGKVRKLVFKVPVESL, from the coding sequence ATGATATTTACGAATTTGAAGGATGATTTACAAAATAAAATTTTACCAGAAAATTTGCAGAAATGTATAAATTATACGAAAGAGAATTTTGAGAAATTATTGACTGATGAATGTGGGAGTTATGATATTGGGAGTGGAATAAAAATGAATATTCTTTCATATGAAACTGGAGATGGAGAAGGAAATATTTCTGAGACGCATTTGAAAAATGTGGATGTTCAAATTACTTTGTCTGGTGGAGAGGGAATTGCAGTTAACAATATTCATAATATGAAAGTAGATAAAATTGATGAGGATAAAGATTTGATAATTCATTCTGGAGAAATGATGTTTAATGTGGTAATGAAAAGTGGAGACGTGTTAATTCTTTTTCCAGAAGATGTTCATAAATCAGGATTGAAAAGGGAAGAGACTGGGAAAGTGAGAAAGTTAGTGTTTAAAGTACCAGTAGAGAGTTTGTAA
- a CDS encoding diol dehydratase small subunit, which produces MNQQTLEQLVKEVLESIENQKKSSKNGTKVDASQYPLGKNRKDLLRTPTNKTLDDITLESVMDGTITIDDVKITPEVLELQAQVAESAGRPTLARNFRRAAELTKIPDARILEIYDALRPFRSTKSELLDIASEIESKYDAKVNAAFIREAAEVYEKRKKLRVD; this is translated from the coding sequence ATGAACCAACAAACATTAGAACAATTAGTTAAAGAAGTATTGGAAAGTATAGAAAATCAAAAGAAATCTTCTAAAAATGGGACAAAAGTGGATGCTTCTCAATATCCCTTGGGTAAAAATAGGAAAGATTTGTTGAGAACGCCGACTAATAAGACTTTGGACGACATTACACTTGAAAGTGTTATGGATGGAACAATTACGATAGATGATGTGAAGATAACTCCAGAAGTTCTAGAATTGCAGGCACAGGTGGCTGAATCAGCGGGAAGACCAACTTTGGCAAGAAATTTTAGAAGAGCAGCAGAATTAACAAAAATACCAGATGCGAGAATTTTGGAAATATATGATGCATTGAGACCGTTTAGATCAACAAAATCTGAATTGTTGGATATCGCTAGTGAAATTGAGAGTAAATATGATGCAAAAGTAAATGCGGCTTTTATTCGAGAGGCAGCTGAAGTTTATGAAAAGAGAAAGAAATTGAGAGTAGATTAG
- a CDS encoding diol dehydratase reactivase subunit alpha — MRYVVGIDIGNSTTEGALASIGDDEKVIFLASAIVSTTGIKGTSQNKYGIHGVINQLLKKANLTAKDIDLIRINEAAPVIGDVAMETITETIITESTMIGHNPKTPSGIGLCSGKTVDFKDILSPNFEDNGDVIVIVSKEYDFEDVANTFNEANRKGVKIKGAILQKDDAVLVQNRLNFRIPIIDEVEMIEKIPLGVECGVEVAEQGKVIEELSNPYGIASIFNLTPEETKKVVPISRALMGNRSAVVIKTPEGDVKERTIPAGKIIINGDGKEIFVNIEDGAEKIMQTISKIKKIEDIRGEAGTNVGGMLEKVRQTMANLTKKKISDICIQDLLAVDTFSPVKVKGGLANEFSMENAVGIASMVKSDRLQMTIIAEELERELGIKVEIGGVEADMAILGSLTTPGTTLPLAIVDMGAGSTDASIMDKSGNIRSVHLAGAGNMVTMLINEELGLEDTSLAEEIKKYPLAKVESLFHIRHEDGTVQFFEEPLPPEIFSRVIVLKPEGMYAIPIEKSLEKIRATRRSAKKRIFVENTIRALNSVSLTGNIRDIQFVILVGGSALDFEVPEFVTDKLSQYSIVAGRGNIRSTEGPRNAVATGLVLDLVRNSGD, encoded by the coding sequence ATGAGATATGTTGTAGGAATAGATATTGGGAATTCAACAACAGAAGGGGCATTGGCTAGTATAGGTGATGATGAAAAAGTAATATTTTTAGCGAGTGCCATTGTGAGTACAACTGGAATAAAAGGGACTTCGCAAAATAAATACGGTATACACGGTGTTATCAATCAATTGTTGAAAAAGGCAAATTTAACAGCAAAAGATATTGATTTAATTAGGATAAATGAGGCGGCACCTGTAATTGGCGATGTAGCAATGGAAACAATAACAGAAACAATAATAACTGAGTCTACAATGATTGGACATAATCCAAAAACGCCGAGTGGAATTGGATTGTGTTCTGGAAAAACTGTGGATTTTAAGGATATTTTAAGTCCAAATTTTGAGGATAACGGGGATGTAATTGTTATTGTTTCAAAGGAATATGATTTTGAAGATGTTGCAAATACGTTTAATGAGGCAAATAGAAAAGGTGTTAAGATAAAAGGTGCAATTTTACAGAAGGATGATGCAGTTTTGGTGCAAAATCGATTGAATTTTAGGATTCCAATAATTGATGAAGTTGAAATGATTGAAAAAATTCCTTTGGGTGTGGAATGTGGCGTGGAAGTCGCTGAGCAAGGGAAGGTTATCGAGGAATTATCGAATCCTTATGGAATTGCGAGTATATTTAATCTAACGCCTGAGGAAACAAAAAAGGTAGTTCCAATTTCACGAGCTTTAATGGGAAATCGATCAGCAGTAGTAATTAAGACGCCAGAAGGAGATGTGAAGGAAAGAACGATTCCAGCTGGAAAAATAATTATTAACGGAGATGGAAAAGAAATTTTTGTGAATATTGAAGATGGTGCTGAGAAAATTATGCAGACAATTTCTAAAATTAAGAAGATTGAGGATATTAGAGGTGAAGCTGGAACAAATGTAGGTGGAATGCTTGAAAAGGTTCGACAAACAATGGCAAATCTTACGAAAAAGAAAATTTCAGATATTTGTATTCAAGATTTGTTGGCGGTTGATACTTTTAGTCCAGTGAAAGTGAAAGGTGGCTTGGCGAATGAGTTTTCGATGGAAAATGCAGTTGGAATTGCATCGATGGTTAAGTCGGATAGATTGCAGATGACAATTATTGCTGAGGAATTGGAACGAGAATTGGGGATAAAAGTTGAGATTGGTGGAGTTGAGGCTGATATGGCGATTCTAGGGTCATTGACAACACCAGGGACTACGCTTCCTTTAGCGATTGTAGATATGGGAGCAGGGTCTACAGATGCTTCGATTATGGATAAAAGTGGAAATATTCGTTCAGTGCATTTGGCTGGAGCTGGAAATATGGTTACGATGTTGATAAATGAAGAATTGGGACTTGAGGACACGAGTTTGGCAGAGGAAATAAAAAAATATCCATTGGCGAAAGTGGAAAGTCTGTTTCATATACGGCATGAAGACGGGACTGTTCAATTTTTTGAAGAACCGTTACCACCTGAGATTTTTTCGAGGGTTATTGTCTTGAAGCCAGAAGGAATGTACGCTATTCCAATTGAGAAATCTTTGGAAAAAATCAGAGCAACCAGAAGAAGTGCAAAAAAAAGAATTTTTGTGGAAAATACAATTAGAGCATTAAATTCAGTGAGTTTGACAGGGAATATTCGAGATATTCAGTTTGTGATTTTGGTTGGAGGATCCGCTTTAGATTTCGAAGTGCCAGAATTTGTTACAGATAAATTGTCACAATATTCAATTGTCGCTGGAAGAGGAAATATTAGAAGCACGGAAGGGCCTAGAAATGCTGTGGCTACTGGATTGGTTCTCGATTTAGTGAGAAATAGTGGTGATTAA
- a CDS encoding EutP/PduV family microcompartment system protein — translation MKKILLVGRSGCGKTTLLQRMNGLKLEYRKTQTITYENNAFDTPGEYLENRNRYSALIVSSYDCDVIGMVQANDDERNQFPPGFSSAFNKPVIGIVTKVDLSGDVERTKRMLEQAGATKIFVVSSYDNTGVDELAEYLKSN, via the coding sequence ATGAAGAAAATACTGTTAGTTGGAAGATCAGGTTGTGGAAAAACGACTTTGCTTCAAAGAATGAATGGATTAAAGCTGGAATACAGAAAAACACAAACAATAACTTATGAAAACAACGCTTTTGATACACCAGGAGAATATTTGGAAAATAGAAATCGATACAGTGCTTTAATTGTGAGTTCGTATGATTGTGATGTTATTGGAATGGTTCAAGCAAATGATGATGAGAGAAATCAATTTCCACCAGGTTTCTCTTCAGCATTTAATAAGCCAGTTATCGGAATAGTCACAAAAGTAGATCTTAGTGGAGATGTCGAGAGAACAAAAAGAATGTTAGAGCAAGCAGGAGCAACAAAAATATTTGTAGTAAGTTCATATGACAACACAGGAGTGGATGAACTTGCAGAATATTTGAAATCAAATTGA
- a CDS encoding BMC domain-containing protein — protein MDSYGYIETYGYVAAITAADEGLKAANVTLKNRYFVKGGIVTIEFSGDVAAVIAAVDAGVEVAKRMGAFLTSNVIARVDNETKKILVNIESPKGNNPKDKNPSEIEEKSEVEEKTEENLNEENVEDNSILKNELEEISEIENVEKDLNSNDDFEKNLEIENTEENSNTEEIQEESKLIEESETEQKLIENVDQKLLSENKVEKIEYSEHDEKNLDSKNKIEDLKKKYQKMKVSELKEKVEKLKLDYSPSQIKGMTKKKLINVLIEHYS, from the coding sequence ATGGACTCATATGGTTATATAGAAACATACGGTTATGTAGCAGCTATAACAGCAGCTGATGAAGGTTTAAAAGCAGCAAATGTAACATTGAAAAATCGTTATTTTGTAAAAGGTGGAATAGTTACAATCGAATTTTCAGGAGATGTAGCAGCTGTAATTGCCGCAGTAGATGCTGGAGTTGAAGTAGCAAAAAGAATGGGAGCGTTCCTAACGAGTAATGTAATAGCGAGAGTTGACAATGAAACGAAAAAAATTCTTGTAAATATCGAATCTCCAAAAGGAAATAACCCAAAGGATAAAAATCCATCTGAAATTGAGGAAAAATCAGAAGTAGAAGAAAAAACTGAAGAAAATTTAAATGAAGAAAATGTTGAAGATAATTCAATTTTAAAAAATGAATTGGAAGAAATTTCAGAAATTGAAAATGTTGAAAAAGATTTAAATTCAAATGATGATTTTGAAAAAAATTTAGAAATTGAGAATACTGAAGAAAACTCAAATACAGAGGAAATACAAGAAGAATCTAAATTAATAGAAGAAAGTGAAACAGAACAAAAGTTAATTGAAAATGTTGACCAAAAACTTTTGAGTGAAAATAAAGTTGAGAAAATCGAATATTCAGAACATGACGAAAAAAATTTGGATTCTAAAAATAAAATAGAAGATTTAAAAAAAAAATACCAGAAAATGAAAGTATCTGAACTTAAAGAAAAAGTAGAAAAACTAAAATTAGATTATAGTCCTTCTCAAATTAAGGGAATGACAAAGAAAAAATTGATAAATGTATTAATAGAACATTATAGTTAA
- the pduB gene encoding propanediol utilization microcompartment protein PduB — MVTEFVGTNRLGDTIGLVIANIDSQLKEKMNIGTRYNSIGIVGARTGAGPHIFAADEAVKSTNSEILSIELPRDTKGGGGHGSLIIFGADDVSDVRKAVEICLADLERTFGDVYGNDAGHLEFQYSARASQALVKGLGAEKGKAFGITVASPAAIGVILADTAVKAAAVEVRAYSSPGHGTSYSNEVILGISGDSGAVKQAIISAREVGIELLAAMGDRPESTTKPYIL; from the coding sequence ATGGTAACGGAGTTTGTAGGAACTAACAGATTAGGGGATACAATTGGGTTAGTTATTGCCAATATTGATTCGCAATTGAAAGAGAAAATGAATATTGGTACTAGATACAATTCGATTGGGATTGTTGGTGCTAGAACAGGAGCTGGACCACATATTTTTGCGGCAGATGAGGCTGTGAAATCGACTAATTCAGAGATTTTATCAATTGAACTACCGAGAGACACTAAAGGTGGAGGAGGACATGGTTCGTTAATAATTTTTGGTGCTGATGATGTGTCTGATGTGAGAAAAGCTGTGGAAATTTGTTTAGCTGATTTGGAAAGAACATTTGGTGATGTTTATGGAAATGATGCGGGACATTTGGAATTTCAATATTCGGCTAGAGCTAGTCAGGCTTTGGTTAAAGGATTGGGAGCAGAAAAAGGTAAGGCTTTTGGGATAACAGTAGCCAGTCCAGCAGCAATTGGTGTAATTTTAGCAGATACAGCAGTGAAAGCCGCCGCCGTTGAAGTGAGAGCGTATTCTTCACCTGGTCACGGAACAAGTTACAGTAATGAAGTAATTTTGGGAATAAGTGGAGATTCAGGAGCTGTTAAACAAGCGATTATTTCGGCTAGAGAAGTTGGAATTGAACTTTTGGCAGCGATGGGAGATAGACCAGAAAGTACTACGAAACCATATATTTTGTGA
- a CDS encoding heme-binding protein, protein MDNFEKEKIYDLIKKELKKYIENEEKIASKKNYEDVNLELAEKFVKEALKYAKEKSLNLSVSVVDKGGNLVLFKRTDGAIIASIDVSMKKAYTALLLNSPTSKVDLVEFPGLDRIFKEKLVTFGGGYPIVYEGRLIGALGVSGGSSVDDDEIARKTVESIVEGLSCY, encoded by the coding sequence ATGGATAACTTTGAAAAAGAAAAAATATATGACTTAATCAAAAAAGAATTAAAAAAATATATAGAAAATGAAGAAAAAATAGCTAGTAAAAAGAATTATGAAGATGTGAATCTTGAATTAGCAGAAAAATTTGTGAAAGAAGCATTAAAGTATGCAAAAGAAAAATCGTTGAATTTAAGCGTATCGGTTGTCGATAAAGGTGGAAATTTAGTACTTTTTAAGAGAACGGATGGAGCGATTATTGCAAGTATAGATGTTTCAATGAAAAAGGCATACACGGCATTACTTTTAAATAGTCCGACCTCTAAAGTAGATTTAGTTGAATTTCCAGGATTGGATAGGATTTTTAAAGAAAAACTTGTCACTTTTGGTGGAGGTTATCCAATAGTGTATGAAGGTAGATTAATAGGAGCGTTGGGAGTTAGTGGAGGGAGTTCGGTAGACGACGATGAAATAGCAAGAAAGACCGTAGAGAGTATCGTTGAAGGACTTAGTTGTTACTAA
- a CDS encoding glycerol dehydratase reactivase beta/small subunit family protein, with amino-acid sequence MAREFPNIKIVTVQKNIGIAKEISYGIEEEQIPYVLETVYDLDEKNVVEKAYEEATKSKLSIGIAICESKAIFHFSRLKVEEPLFVINNVEDTEKEELRVYGSNIARIVKGIPLKRTLLNSL; translated from the coding sequence TTGGCTAGAGAATTTCCAAATATAAAAATAGTAACGGTGCAAAAAAATATAGGGATAGCGAAAGAAATATCATATGGGATTGAAGAGGAGCAAATACCGTATGTGCTGGAAACTGTGTATGATTTAGATGAAAAAAATGTTGTGGAAAAGGCCTATGAGGAAGCTACCAAATCTAAATTGTCCATAGGAATTGCTATTTGTGAGAGTAAAGCAATTTTTCATTTTTCAAGATTGAAGGTAGAGGAACCATTGTTTGTTATAAATAATGTTGAAGATACGGAGAAAGAAGAATTGAGAGTTTACGGTAGTAATATCGCTAGAATTGTGAAGGGAATTCCCCTAAAGAGAACATTACTTAATTCATTGTAA
- a CDS encoding aldehyde dehydrogenase family protein, translating to MKKGLVMDRKNIENIVKKVLEKLETEQKTAKTEGLGLGVCSNMEIAIEKASSAQKHYEKYSLNQREKLINHLRRELTNFVEEISEMTVNETGMGKVKDKIKTNLLAIEKTPGVEDLSTQAFTGDNGLTLIELSAFGVVGSVTPVTNPTETIINNTISALAAGNSIVFSPHPNALKVSKYLVRVINEIIENLKDYPKNLVTISKASEKNDVEELFNHVDVDLLVVTGGTEIVNKALRSGKKVVGAGAGNPPVIVDESANIVKAAKDIVSGASFDNNLLCVSEKSVLVIDDVTDYLTFCMQKEGAIQIENTSDIEKLQNCILKDGKPNENYVGKSPAVILKNAGIQFEGNPKLIIVETDILHPFVQEELLMPVVPVVRQKDFDTALKNAIQVEGKRNNTAIIHSQNVSRLSEAAKKIKTTIFVKNAPSYVGLGFEGEGYVGFTIAGRTGEGIVSAKDFARRRRCVLSGSFSIR from the coding sequence ATGAAGAAAGGTTTGGTTATGGATAGAAAAAATATTGAAAATATAGTAAAAAAGGTTTTAGAAAAATTAGAAACAGAACAAAAAACAGCCAAAACAGAAGGATTAGGATTAGGAGTTTGCAGTAATATGGAAATTGCTATCGAAAAGGCTTCAAGTGCTCAAAAACATTATGAAAAATATAGTTTGAATCAAAGAGAAAAATTGATTAATCATTTGAGAAGAGAGTTGACAAATTTTGTGGAAGAGATTTCGGAAATGACGGTTAATGAGACTGGAATGGGGAAAGTGAAGGATAAAATTAAAACAAATTTGTTGGCGATTGAGAAAACTCCAGGGGTTGAAGATTTGTCGACACAGGCTTTTACTGGTGATAATGGATTGACACTCATTGAATTGTCAGCATTTGGAGTGGTTGGAAGTGTTACTCCAGTTACGAATCCGACTGAAACTATAATAAATAATACGATCAGTGCTTTGGCTGCTGGAAATTCGATTGTTTTTTCGCCACATCCGAATGCTTTGAAAGTGTCAAAATACTTGGTACGAGTGATTAATGAGATTATTGAGAATTTGAAGGATTATCCTAAAAATTTGGTGACAATTTCGAAGGCTTCTGAAAAAAATGATGTTGAAGAGTTGTTTAACCATGTAGATGTGGATTTGTTGGTTGTGACAGGTGGAACAGAGATTGTAAATAAGGCTTTGAGAAGTGGGAAAAAGGTCGTTGGAGCAGGAGCTGGTAATCCGCCAGTTATAGTTGATGAATCAGCGAATATTGTAAAAGCAGCAAAGGATATTGTTAGTGGAGCTTCATTTGATAACAATTTGTTATGCGTGTCAGAAAAATCGGTGTTAGTGATTGATGACGTGACTGATTATTTGACATTTTGTATGCAAAAGGAAGGCGCAATTCAGATTGAGAATACTAGTGACATTGAAAAATTGCAAAACTGTATTTTGAAGGATGGAAAGCCAAATGAGAATTATGTTGGAAAAAGTCCAGCTGTGATTTTGAAAAATGCGGGAATACAATTTGAGGGAAATCCAAAATTGATAATTGTGGAAACTGATATTTTGCATCCGTTTGTGCAGGAGGAATTGTTGATGCCAGTAGTTCCTGTTGTGCGCCAAAAGGATTTTGATACAGCGTTAAAAAATGCGATTCAAGTGGAAGGAAAGCGAAATAATACAGCGATTATCCATTCTCAAAATGTTTCAAGATTAAGTGAAGCAGCCAAAAAAATAAAAACGACGATTTTTGTGAAAAACGCTCCGTCATATGTTGGATTAGGATTTGAAGGAGAAGGATACGTTGGATTTACGATTGCTGGAAGAACAGGAGAAGGAATTGTGAGTGCGAAGGATTTTGCAAGACGTAGAAGATGTGTTTTGAGTGGAAGTTTTTCGATAAGATAA
- a CDS encoding propanediol/glycerol family dehydratase medium subunit gives MNISDQELKVLINKVLQEIEDKKNGKCSSKECKIESKNVEDPAVHEAELNRLVLTDIGEAKKGSSSDEVVIGVAPAFGIYQKESITKVPHYKIIRELVAGIEEEGLKARFVRILRTSDVSILANDAAKLSGSKIGIGIQSKGTTVIHQADLPPLSNLELFPQCPLLDLETYRAIGKNAAKYAKGEVPNPVPVKNDQMVRPRFQALAAILHIKETEHVIHQAKPRELEAKY, from the coding sequence ATGAACATTAGTGATCAAGAATTGAAAGTATTGATAAATAAGGTGTTACAGGAAATAGAAGATAAGAAGAATGGAAAATGTTCTTCGAAAGAATGTAAGATAGAAAGTAAAAATGTGGAAGATCCAGCAGTTCACGAAGCAGAATTGAATCGATTGGTTTTGACAGATATTGGTGAAGCGAAAAAAGGATCATCTTCAGATGAAGTTGTAATCGGAGTTGCACCAGCTTTTGGGATTTATCAAAAGGAATCGATAACGAAAGTGCCACATTACAAGATTATTAGGGAATTGGTGGCAGGAATTGAAGAAGAAGGCTTAAAAGCTAGATTTGTTCGGATTTTGAGAACATCAGATGTTTCGATTTTGGCGAATGATGCGGCTAAATTAAGTGGTTCAAAAATTGGAATTGGGATTCAATCGAAAGGGACAACCGTTATTCATCAGGCTGATTTACCGCCTTTGAGTAATTTGGAATTGTTTCCTCAATGTCCGTTGCTTGATTTGGAAACTTATAGAGCGATTGGTAAGAATGCAGCAAAATATGCGAAAGGTGAAGTACCTAATCCGGTTCCAGTGAAAAATGATCAAATGGTAAGACCGAGATTTCAGGCGTTGGCAGCAATTTTGCATATAAAAGAAACAGAGCATGTAATTCATCAGGCAAAACCACGAGAATTAGAAGCGAAATATTAG
- the eutM gene encoding ethanolamine utilization microcompartment protein EutM: MATLNALGMIETRGLVGAIEAADAMVKAANVTLVGKEHIGGGLVTVMVRGDVGAVKSATDAGAAAAERVGELISVHVIPRPHDEIEGILPKVPTAE; encoded by the coding sequence ATGGCAACTTTAAATGCGTTAGGAATGATTGAAACTAGAGGATTAGTAGGAGCGATTGAAGCAGCAGATGCGATGGTAAAAGCAGCAAATGTAACTTTAGTTGGAAAAGAACACATTGGTGGAGGATTAGTAACTGTAATGGTTAGAGGAGACGTTGGAGCTGTAAAATCAGCAACAGATGCAGGAGCAGCAGCAGCAGAAAGAGTAGGAGAATTAATTTCTGTACACGTAATTCCAAGACCACATGATGAAATCGAAGGAATTTTACCAAAAGTTCCAACAGCTGAATAA
- the eutS gene encoding ethanolamine utilization microcompartment protein EutS, producing the protein MEEAKQRMIQEYVPGRQVTLAHVIANPQDELARKVGLTNEKVDAIGILTITPGEAAIIAGDLATKSAAIEIGFVDRFSGSVILNGDVSSVEAAISDIVDYFKNVLRFSVTEITRS; encoded by the coding sequence ATGGAAGAAGCAAAACAAAGGATGATACAAGAGTATGTTCCTGGACGACAAGTGACGCTAGCTCATGTAATTGCAAATCCACAAGATGAATTGGCAAGAAAAGTAGGTCTTACGAATGAAAAAGTGGACGCTATTGGGATATTGACAATAACTCCTGGAGAAGCAGCTATAATTGCAGGTGATTTAGCTACTAAAAGTGCAGCGATTGAAATAGGATTTGTTGATAGATTTAGTGGTTCTGTAATTTTAAATGGCGATGTATCAAGCGTTGAAGCAGCAATAAGTGATATTGTGGACTATTTCAAAAATGTTTTGAGATTTAGTGTAACAGAAATAACGAGGTCTTAA